The Camelina sativa cultivar DH55 chromosome 18, Cs, whole genome shotgun sequence DNA window GTATGTTACCACTGTAGGCTCCAACTTTCTATTAATCATCTCTGCCATGAAACTCTCCGCTACACTAATGTCACCGAACTTGCAGTGCCCGTTGATCAAAGAATTGTATGGGTATACAGTTGGTTTCAAACCAGTATCAATCATTTTCCCCAGGAAGCTAAATGCCGTGTCCAGTTTCCCTCTTCTGGAAAACATATCTATCAAAATTGAATAGGTCACATCATTCGGACACAAGCCAATTGTCCTCATCCTTCCAAATAGCAACTCAGCTTCGTTGAACTCTCTACCTTTGCACAATGAGTCAATCAATGCGTTATACACAAATAGATTAGGTGACACACCAGATTCTGCTACTCTTTTAACCAAGTTAAGCGCCTCTTTAATCTTTCCCCTCTTCCTTAATCCCTCCACCAAAATTGAAACTGCAGCTTCACTAGGAACGAACCTCAAACGTAACATCTCATCCATCATATCCAATCCGACCTCAAATTCTTGCACTTTACATAACCCGCAGACTAATGTACAATACGTCACAACATCTGGTTTCAGCTCTTTTGTAGCTAAATCGTTCTTTATCCCAACAGCCTCCCAAACCTTCTGCTTCTTACAAAGCCCATCTATCAACACATTATATGGAACTACATTCACATCACACCCTGTTGCCTCCATATGAACAATCATTTCTTTAGCTCGAGTGAGATCTTTCAACTCACACAAACTACGTATCACTCCAGTGTAAACATATACATCAGGCCGAACCCCTACATTGATCATATCGTTAAACAACTCCATCGCCAAACCAAAATGCCTAAACTTAACCAATCCATGTAAGAGGGCACTCAAAGTTCTCACTTCAGGCAGTAAACTAACTTTCGTCATCatcttaaacactaaaaccCCATCTAAAGCTCTCCTACTTCGTACATAATGCtgaatcaacaaatcaaaactcaAGCTTGAACTAAGCTTACATTTTCCATAACAACTAAAAAGCGCATCAAACACCTCACTTGGCTTCAGCGCACGAAGCAGAAGCGTCTGCAACAGAGACGAAGCAGGCCAGAAGAGATTAGCTTTGACCAGAGCGTGGATCAAGATACAAAACGACGCCGTGGAGTGGTCGAATCCTCGGTGCAAACCGAGGAAATTGAAAAACCTCAAACCCAATTTGGGATCATCAATGGTTCCGATCAGAATCTCTTCAACATGACCAGGCTTCAATCTACTTGAGACGAGCTCACTGCTCAATGCGACCTCCCAGCTCCGTTTCCCCCGCAGGATTCTTTTGACACCATCGACGATTTGCAGATCTTCAGCGACTTTACAGTCTACTTGAGAGGGATCGAACAAAGAGCTTACGTTTCCGCATGTATGGCGAAAATGAGAGCATGTTCTTGATCGAATCAAGCAAGGGAGCTTCATCAAAAGAGGTTCCactgtaaaaaaaatcagaaccaGCATTTGTCTGTGTTACACAACGAATCGATATCTGGGGACCCGACCGAGTCGGATCATCTCCGGTCGGGTCAATCTCACCAATTATAATTGGGCTTCACATTGGGCTCTCAAGAAAACATGGGCCGATGCAGAAATGTTTTGACGGTGGTGGGGGCGGGGAAAGGAAAATTTCACGAGGAGcctaaaaaagtaaaaaaaagcgCCAAACTCGACACGTCAGCAGTCCTTGCCACTAAGAGTATCCAATAAAGAACAGTCACGTGTACAAGAGCTTTCCTTCTTTTTAAGATTCCTTTTCAATCGTCGATATCTTTCCATTAGAAAGCAGATCCAACGGTAGAGATATCGATCCGCGTCAATCTATTTCAACCAATCATATCACTCCATAGGATCTATATAAAATCGATTTCTCAAAGTTTTTACAAAGCAAACACAAAGCGATTAAACCTACTCCAATCTCAGATTTGTTAACCCTAGAAAGCTCGAGAGCTCGAATCAATGGCGCCCAAGGCAGAGAAGAAGCCGGCTGAGAAGAAACCAGCTGCCGAGAAGCCGGTGGAGGAGAAATCAAAAGCCGAGAAAGCTCCGGcggagaagaaaccaaaggCCGGGAAGAAGCTTCCGAAGGAAGCTGGTGCCGGAGgcgacaagaagaagaagatgaagaagaagagtgtggaGACTTACAAGATCTACATCTTCAAGGTGCTGAAGCAGGTTCATCCAGATATCGGAATCTCGAGCAAAGCGATGGGGATCATGAACAGTTTCATCAACGATATATTCGAGAAGCTAGCTCAAGAGTCGTCGAAGCTTGCGAGGTACAACAAGAAGCCTACCATCACTTCCCGGGAGATTCAGACTGCTGTGAGGTTGGTTCTTCCTGGAGAGTTGGCGAAGCATGCCGTTTCTGAAGGAACTAAGGCTGTTACCAAATTCACCAGCTCTTGAGTAATTGAGTTAGgggtctctctttctcttatcATATGGATGTTACTGGTTTAGGGTTTCATGGAATTTGGAAGATCTGAATTATGTTTATTAGACTGTGTCTTTTATTAGTTATGAAGTATCTGTTTCGTTTGCTTTTGTAAGTACTGCTGCTTTTGATATGTTTTGGAAACTTTAATTGCTCTTTTTGCGTCACGACCCTATCGTATTGAGAGTTTATGCCTTTGAGAAATTACAATGTCATCATTTCAGTAAGTGCTCCCCTCCCAGTTGATCATAACATAATCTGTATGTGTATTAATATATTTCGACTGTTGATTAGTGAATAACTGAATATGGTGACACGTAATTGTGGAAGTTTATAGTGGTTCTTAATCATGAAATCCAACTTGTACCTCCTACTCCAGCtgttgccttttttttttttttttattcgttgttttgtttgtgttagaCTTGCAAATATTAGTCTCTCATCTTCATTCCTGCTTTGTTACATGTTGTTAACTATTGATTACAGTGTATGTTTCCTCACTCTTGATCTTTTCTTTGGAttgatatatgaatatgatgctTGGCTTGTTCTTAATTTTGGCTTTAGGTTTTGTGAAGTGGATTACTAGATATCTGAAAAACCAAGAGAAGGACGaatcaaaattacaatattaGATGAACTAGAATTGTGTGATGAAAAAGGCATTGCCAGACAATTTAATTGACTACCCCATCATattacttcaaattttaaaaaatttgtcaagattttaaa harbors:
- the LOC104762108 gene encoding histone H2B.11-like, coding for MAPKAEKKPAEKKPAAEKPVEEKSKAEKAPAEKKPKAGKKLPKEAGAGGDKKKKMKKKSVETYKIYIFKVLKQVHPDIGISSKAMGIMNSFINDIFEKLAQESSKLARYNKKPTITSREIQTAVRLVLPGELAKHAVSEGTKAVTKFTSS
- the LOC104762107 gene encoding putative pentatricopeptide repeat-containing protein At5g59900, yielding MLVLIFFTVEPLLMKLPCLIRSRTCSHFRHTCGNVSSLFDPSQVDCKVAEDLQIVDGVKRILRGKRSWEVALSSELVSSRLKPGHVEEILIGTIDDPKLGLRFFNFLGLHRGFDHSTASFCILIHALVKANLFWPASSLLQTLLLRALKPSEVFDALFSCYGKCKLSSSLSFDLLIQHYVRSRRALDGVLVFKMMTKVSLLPEVRTLSALLHGLVKFRHFGLAMELFNDMINVGVRPDVYVYTGVIRSLCELKDLTRAKEMIVHMEATGCDVNVVPYNVLIDGLCKKQKVWEAVGIKNDLATKELKPDVVTYCTLVCGLCKVQEFEVGLDMMDEMLRLRFVPSEAAVSILVEGLRKRGKIKEALNLVKRVAESGVSPNLFVYNALIDSLCKGREFNEAELLFGRMRTIGLCPNDVTYSILIDMFSRRGKLDTAFSFLGKMIDTGLKPTVYPYNSLINGHCKFGDISVAESFMAEMINRKLEPTVVTYTSLMGGYCTKGKIHKALRLYHEMTGKGIAPSIYTFTTLISGLFRAGLLCDAVKLFNEMAEWNVKPNRVTYNVMIEGYCEKGDMTKAFELQNEMIKKGIVPDTYTYRPLIHGLCFTGRASEAKEFVDSLHRGNCELNEICYTALLHGFCREGRLEEALSICQEMLQRRVDLDLVCYGVLIDGSLKHKDRKMFLGLLKEMHERGLKPDDVIYTSMIDAKSKTGDFKEAFGLWDMMITEGCVPNEVTYTAVINGLCKAGFVNEAEMLCSKMLPGNLVPNQVTYGCFLDILTKGEGDMQKAVELHNAILKGLLANTATYNMLIRGFCRQGRMEEASELITRMIDDGVSLDCITYTTMINELCRRNDVKKAIELWNSMTEKGIRPDRVAYNIIIHGCCLAGEMGKATELRNEMLRQGLKPNTKTSRTTISNDSSSKS